The DNA segment ATGGTTGTATTTGTTTTGGCGCTGGCTTTGATTATGCTTTCGACTTCTCAAGAGTTCTTATCTAGTGCGCAGAAAGAAGATTTAGAAGGATTCTATATAGCCGAAGCACAGATTCAATGGGCGGCGCTAAAACTAAGAAGCGCCTCCGATTATACAGGAGGGTCGTCAGGAAGTGATATCTATGAGCCTGATGATGCAGATTTGGCTTCACGGATCGAAAAGATTAAAATAGTAGTTGAATTAGAAGATGGAGGTTATGAAGATATTGACAATGCGCTTTGGACAATAAAGGCCTATATAGAGTTTAAAGAGAAATTGCAGAAGAAAAGCACTATTGTCAGAGTTGATGCTGATTTAGAAAAAAGAGTTAGTATCATTACAGATGGTAAACAGATAGACTATGAAATTACCAACTGGCGTGAGATAAGACCGCCTGAAGAACCATAATAAAACAGAAGAATAAAACTCTATGAAGAGAAAAAGTTTCACTAATTTCAAATTAGACATGTTTTAGAAATAATTGCTATTTTGGTTTTTATTGTAAACAAAAGTTTACATTTAATTTTTTGTTCTCGACTCCATTTTCTTTGCTCTCTAACTCTTTATTTTTCAAGACTTTAACAGTCGATAAATATTTATAATTATTATCTTCTTGGCATGGA comes from the Candidatus Kaelpia imicola genome and includes:
- a CDS encoding pilus assembly PilX N-terminal domain-containing protein, whose translation is MKSLIISRPSILETDREKGAVLILVVAILMVVFVLALALIMLSTSQEFLSSAQKEDLEGFYIAEAQIQWAALKLRSASDYTGGSSGSDIYEPDDADLASRIEKIKIVVELEDGGYEDIDNALWTIKAYIEFKEKLQKKSTIVRVDADLEKRVSIITDGKQIDYEITNWREIRPPEEP